One Mycolicibacterium doricum genomic window, CGAGCTGGCCGCGGGCCGGACACGTCCGCCGCTGTGCGCCCGCGCGTCGGATCTCCGTGCGATGGGGTTGCCGCAGACCGGCAGGCGCGTCGGCGCATGGGTGGTCGACGAGACCTGGTGGGCACAGCGGCGCGAGCATGCGGTGGCCGCCGTGCGGCGGTGGTCGGCCGACCACGCAGTGGCGGCGGGGATGCCGTTGGAGACGTTGCGCCGTGAGACGGGTCTTCCGTCACCCGAACTCGTCGCCCCGGTGTTGGCGGACACCGCCCTGGAGGTGTCCGGCGGACGGGTTCGGGAGCCCGGGATGACGCTGCCGCCGCGGGTCGACGAGGCAGTTCGCGCCGTCGAGGACTCCCTGGCCGCCGACCCGTTCCGCGCACCGGATGCGCAGACGCTCGCCGCCTTGGGACTCGGAGCACCGGAATTGGCCGCGGCGGTGCGTACCGGACGGCTGACGCGGATCGCCGACGGTGTCGTCCTGGGCGCCGACGCGCTGCAACGCGCCGCCGAGATCCTGGCGGCCCTCCCCCAGCCCTTCACCGTCGCCGAGGCCAAACACGCACTGGGCACCACCCGTCGCGTCGCGGTGCCACTGCTCGAGCAGCTCGACGCGCAGCGGATCACGCGTCGAGAGACCGGCGGCACGCACACGGTCACCCAACGCTAGCTCGCCATACCCGGCACTCCGGCCGGGGTCAGAGATTGGCAGGCCACACGGGCCGAAGACCGCGGTTTGTTTCCTCCTCCGCGGGTACTCGCGGCTGCCCAAGCCCGGGAGGAAACCGCCGCCAACTCGTAAGGTGAGATCAGCACGAGAGGAAGGTGATCGTGGACCTCAGGAAGCTGATCGAGTCCTGGCCGGTGTACCGGCAGCTCACCGGCGGCGACACGCTGGGCCGCGGTACGGCCGCGCAGTCCAAGCGCTCGCTGACCCTGACGCCCCGCACCGCCGAAGCCGACCACGTCGCCCACTCCGTCTGTCCGTTCTGCGCGGTGGGATGCGCGCAGCAGGTGTACGTCAAGGACGACAAAGTGGTCCAGATCGAGGGCAACCCGGACAGCCCGATCTCGCGCGGGCGCCTGTGTCCCAAGGGTTCCGCCAGCAAGCAGCTGGTGACGGGTCCGCAGCGTCTCACCAAGATCAAGTACCGGCCGCCGTACGCGACCGAGTGGCAGGACCTCGACCTGGACACGGCCATGGACATGGTCGCCAACCGCCTGCTCGACGCGCGCGAGAAGGGTTGGCAGCAGTTCGACGCCGACCGGAACACGCTGCGCCGCACCATGGGAGTGGCCAGCCTGGGTGGCGCGACGCTCGACAACGAAGAGAACTACCTGATCAAGAAACTGTTCACCGCGCTCGGGGCGCTACAGATCGAGAACCAGGCGCGTATTTGACACAGCGCCACGGTTCCCGGTCTGGGAGCCTCATTCGGTCGCGGCGGGGCGACGGACTATCAGCAAGACCTCGTCAACTCGGACTTCATCGTGATCATGGGCTCCAACATGGCCGAAGCCCATCCGGTCGGGTTCCAGTGGGTGGTGGAGGCGAAGAGCCGCGGCACCGAGGTGGTGCACATCGACCCCCGGTTCACCCGCACCAGCGCACTGGCCGACCGGCACGTGTCGCTGCGCGCCGGTAGCGACATCGCCTTCCTCGGCGGGGTGATCAATCACATCCTCAGCAACGAGCTGGACTTCCGGGAGTACGTCACCGCGTACACCAACGCATCGTTCATCGTCGACGAGAAATTCCGTGGCGCCGAGGATCTCGACGGTCTGTTCTCCGGCTACGACGACGAGACGGCGTCCTACGACCCGTCGACGTGGCAGTACGAGACGACCGATTCAGAGCAGGGCGGCGCCGAGGCCAAGGAGGAGAGCGCGGCCTACGAGTCCGGGTCCGGCGGGCCGCCGGTCGAGGGCGGTGCCGGGCCGATCCCACGCGACGAGACGCTGCAGCATCCGCGCTGCGTCTACCAGCTCCTCAAACGGCACTACGCCCGCTACACCCCGGAGATGGTGGAGCGGGTGTGCGGCGTGCCCGCCCAACAGTTCCTCGAGGTGGCCCGCAAGTGGACCGAGAACTCGGGACGGGAGCGGACCGCGGCACTGGTCTACAGCGTCGGCTGGACCCAGCACACGATGGGTGCACAGTTCATCCGCGCCGGCGCAATCATCCAGTTGCTGCTGGGCAACATCGGCCGCCCCGGCGGCGGTGTGCTGGCCCTGCGGGGGCACGCCAGCATCCAGGGCTCGACCGACGTGCCGACGCTGTTCAACCTGCTGCCCGGCTACCTGGCGATGCCCAAGGCCGGCCAAGAGACGCTTGCGGACTACATCGACGACGTCAAGAGCCGCAACCAGAAGGGCTTCTGGCACAACGCCGATGCCTACATGGTGTCGCTGCTCAAGGAGTACTGGGGGCAACACGCGACCGCGGACAACGACTTCTGCTTCGACTACCTGCCGCGCATCAACGGCGACCACGGCACCTACCGCACCGTGATGGACATGGTCGACGGGAAGGTGTTCGGGTACTTCCTGCTCGGCCAGAATCCGGCAGTCGGGTCGGCGCACGGGCGGCTGCAACGCCTGGGCATGGCCAACCTCGACTGGCTGGTGGTGCGCGATCTCGTCGAGATCGAGAGCGCCACGTTCTGGAAGAGCGGTCCGGAAATCGAGACGGGCGAGATCACCCCCGAAACCTGCCGCACCGAGGTGTTCCTGTTCCCCGCCGCCTCGCACGTCGAGAAGGCCGGCACGTTCACCCAGACCCAGCGGATGCTGCAGTGGCGCGACAAGGCCGTCGAACCACCGGGCGACGCCCGCTCGGAGCTGTGGTTCTTCTACCACCTGGGCCGGATCCTGCGGGAGAAGCTGGCCGGTTCCACCGACGAGCGGGACCGCCCGTTGCTCGAATTGTCCTGGGACTACGCGATGGAGGGCGACGAGCCCTCGGGTGAGGACGTGCTCCGCCGAATCAACGGTGTCGACCTGACGACCGGCCGTGCGGTGGACAACTACATGTCACTCAAGGCCGACGGCAGCACCATGTGCGGCTGCTGGATCTACAGCGGCGTATACGCCGACGAGGTCAACCAGGCGGCGCGCCGCAAACCGCACGACCAGCAGGGGCGCTACGAGAGCGAGTGGGGCTGGACGTGGCCGATGAACCGGCGCGTGCTCTACAACCGCGCGTCCGCGGATCCGCAGGGCCGGCCGTGGAGTGAGCGCAAGAAGCTCGTCTGGTGGGACCCCGATGAGGGGGAGTGGACCGGCTACGACATCCCGGACTTCGAGAAGAACAAGGCGCCGGACTACCGGCCCTCACCCGAGGCGGTCGGCGTCGAGGCACTGCACGGTGACGACCCGTTCATCATGCAGGCCGACGGTAAGGGGTGGCTGTTCGCGCCGAACGGTGTCGCGGACGGTCCGCTGCCCACGCACTACGAGCCGCACGAGTCGCCGGTGCGCAACCCGCTCTATGCGCAGCAGGGCAACCCGGCCCGCAAAGTGTATGGGCGCGCGGATAACCCATCGAATCCGTCGCCGCCGGAACTGCACGGCGACGTGTTCCCGTTCGTGTTCACCGCGGCCCGGTTGACCGAACACCACACCGCCGGCGGCATGAGCCGGCAACTGCCCTACCTGGCCGAGCTGCAGCCCGGGTTGTTCGTGGAGGTATCGCCGCAGCTGGCGGCCGAACGCGGGCTGAGCCATATGGAGTGGGCGCACGTGATCACCAGCCGGGCGGCGGTCGACGCCCGCGTGTTCGTGACCGACCGGATGCGCCCGCTTCGGATCGACGACCATGTCGTGCACCAGATCTGGATGCCCTATCACTGGGGCAACGCCGGGCTGGTCGACGGTGACGTGGTCAACGACCTGCTCGGTGTGGTCGTCGACCCCAACGTGTTCATCCAGGAGAGCAAGGTCGCCACATGCGACATCCAGCCCGGCAGGCGGCCGCGCGGACCCGCACTGCTCGAGTACGTCGCGATGTACCGCCAGCGGGCCCGCATCACGATCGACACCGGGACGGACCTCGACACCACCGAACCGTCGACCGACCACACCGAGGAACCACCATGAACGACAACAGCTTCTACGGCCCGCTCACGGATCCGGCCGGTGAGGCCGGCCACTCCGGACACCCCGAGCGGGTCGGGTTCTTCACCGACACCTCGGTGTGCATCGGCTGCAAAGCCTGCGAGGTCGCGTGCAAGGAGTGGAACGAGGTGCCCGACGACGGATTCAACCTGCTGGGCATGTCGTTCGACAACACCGGCAGCCTGGGTGCGAACTCGTGGCGGCACGTGGCGTTCATCGAGCAGCCCGCCTCGCGAACCGGTTCCGAACCCGTCGACCCGGGCATGCCCGACGTCAGCGGCGCGGGGATCGACATGGTGGGTCAACGCCCCGACTTCCGGTGGCTGATGGCCTCCGACGTCTGCAAGCACTGCACCCACGCGGGGTGCCTCGACGTGTGCCCCACCGGGGCGCTGTTCCGCACCGAGTTCTCGACTGTCGTTGTGCAGCAGGACATCTGCAACGGCTGCGGCTACTGCGTCTCGGGTTGCCCGTACGGGGTGATCGAGCGGCGTGAGGGCGACGGCCGGGCGTGGAAGTGCACGCTGTGCTACGACCGGCTGCACGACGGCCTCGAACCCGCATGCGCCAAGGCGTGCCCGACGGACTCGATCCAGTTCGGTCCACTCGACGAGCTGCGGGAACGGGCGGCGCAGCGGGTGGAGCAGCTGCACCAGCGCGGGGCGACCGAGGCCCGGCTGTACGGCCACGACCCGAACGACGGGGTGGGCGGTGACGGCGCCTTCTTCCTGTTGCTCGACGAGCCGGAAGTGTATGGGCTGCCGCCGGATCCGGTGGTGCCCACCCGCGACGCCGGAGCGATGTGGCGTTACGCCGGGATGGCCGCCTCGGCGCTGGTCGGGGTGGCGGTCTCGGCTTTTCTGGGGCGGTCCTGATGGCGCGCGAACAGCTGGCCGTGCCGAAGGCCGAGTTCCGGTCCTACTACGGGCGCCAGATCCTCAAGACGCCCGTGTGGAACTGGATGATCGCGGCGTACTTCTTCGCCGGCGGGCTGTCGGCCGGGTCGGCGATGTTGGGCGCCGGCGCGGATCTGACGGACAGGCCAGGGCTGCGCAAGGTCTCGCGGATCGGATCGCTGATGAGCCTGCTGGCGAGTATGTATTTCCTCATCGGCGATCTCGGCCGGCCCGAACGGTTCCACCACATGCTGCGGGTCGCCAAACCCAGCTCGCCGATGAGCGTGGGCACCTGGATCCTTGGCGCCTACGGCCCCGGGGCGGGGGTGGCGGCGGTGGCGGAACTGATGCCAGCTCGTCTGCGGCGGACGTGGGCGGGGCGGTTGCTCGACAGGGCGGCGCGCCCGGCCGGGCTGGAGGCCGCGGCGGTGGCGCCCGGTGTCGCGTCCTACACAGCGGTCCTGTTGTCGCACACCGCGGTTCCCGCATGGAACTTGGCGTACCCTTATCTGCCGTTTGTGTTCACCGGCTCGGCGGCGGCCAGTGGCGGCGGGCTGGGCATGCTGCTGGCACCGCTCGACGAATCGGGGCCGGCCCGCCGGATGGCGGTCGCCGGCGCGGGGCTCGAGGTGGCGGCGTCGCGGACGATGGAGCGCCGGCTCGGCATCGTCGGCGAGGCTTACACCACCGGTAAAGCGCACCGGCTGCGGCAGTGGTCGGAGATCCTGACCGTCGGCGGCGCGGCCGGGGCGGTCGTCGGACGGAACCGGGCCGTGATCGCGCTGTCAGGCGCGGCGCTGCTGGCCGGCAGCGCGCTGCAGCGCTTCGGCGTCTTGGAGGCCGGTGTGGAGTCGACGAAGGACCCGAAATACGTTGTGGTGCCACAGCGGGAGCGGCTCGCGGCAGGTGAGCCGGCGGGCGTTGGCTGAACTCTCAGAGGTGGGTGGCCGCGAACCCCGCCCCCTGCTGAACCATGCCGTTGAACGGATACGAGCCGTGAGCGGTGGTGTTGCCCCCGGGTCCGCAGACCGGATCACCCGCCGCGCACAGCTCGATCGTCCTGGTCGCATACAGCGGTCCGGTGACCACCGGGGGCATGGCGTACTTCTGCAGGAACGGCCCCGACGGTTTGCCGAGCAGTACCACCGCGGCGACGTTGTCGGCGACCTCAGGAGCCAGCGCTGGCGGCATCGGGGCGGGCGTCACGCCCTGGGGTACCGCGTCACCGGTGACGAAGCCCGAGACCATCGCCCCCTGCGAGAACCCGCCGAGAACCAGGCGGGTGTTGGGGCAGATCACCGACATCACCTGCACCCGGTTCGACGCGTCGCGGATGCCGTCGACGACGGTCCTCGGGAAGTCGGGGCTGGCGAAGTCATTGCTGGCCGGATAGTTGACGGCGTACACGCCGAGGGTGCGCCAGCCGATCTGGGAACGCAGCGAGTCGACGAAGGCCTGGCCGGTTCCGCCGACTCCCGGCGGTTCGGCGGTGCCACGGGCGAAGATCACCTCGATGTCCGGGCACGGCTGCGCCGACGCGACGGGCACCGTCCCGCCGGACACGGCCGCCGACGTCAGCGCCATCCCCACACCGGTGGCCCCAGTCAGCCGGCGCACCGCTTTCCACGTCGCGACGACGCTCATTCCACCCCCACTGTCACGTCACCACCCGGGCCGGAGACCGATGCTAATACGGTGTCAACGTCGGCGAGCGGCTCAGCGTCTGAGACTAAGCGCCGCGGTGGCCCTCCTCGGCGGGCAGCGGCGGCGGAAGCGGAGTGGTCGGCGTGGGCTTGGCCGGTGCCGGCCCGGCCCCCGGGGACGCCGGCGCGGTGGAGGCTCCCGGGCCGTGGAATTCCAGCATCGTCTCCTCGCGGAGGACATCGTCGCCGATGGCGACTATCAACTCTTCAGAGGTGACGGTGTAGGTGACGACGTCGTTGGAGGCGACGTACTCGCCGTCTCCCGTGGCCGTCGCCGCGGTGATCAGCTTGGCGCCGTCGCGGACCCGCACGCCACGGTACTGGTACTTGCCGTCGGGCGATTTGCACACCGCGACGCGGGAGCTGTCGGTTCTGCCGTACGCCACCGCGGTGCTCGGAGACGCGCAGCGAGCGGTGGAGTCGATGAAGCCCTGGGCGTCGGAGGCGGGCCTGGCCGCGGCCGGAAGCGCTGCGAAACTCAGCAGCGCCGTCCCCGCAGCGGCGGCGACGGACCAGCGGATGAGGAGGCGAGGGGTCGGCATCACCCTCCACTCGACCACGCCCGGCCGCCGGAGGCGAGCGTCGACACCGAGACACAACTGATTCGTTAGGTCCCCGAGACAGTCCGAAGACCACCGAAGTCCGGGCGAACGCGGCGACCGGCAGCGCGCTACGGCAGAATTGCGCCGGTGACCTCCCGGCGGCGCCACATCGCGCGGCTGACCCTCTTCGCCGCGCTGGTGTTCGGGCTGTTCTATCTGGTCACGGTCGAGCGGGTGATCGACGTGGACACCGTCCGCGGTGCGGTGGCGGCCACCGGACCCGTCGCTCCGCTGACCTATGTCGTGGTGTCGGCGACGCTCGGTGCCCTGTTCGTGCCCGGGCCGCTGTTGGCCGGCCTCAGCGGACTGCTGTTCGGTCCGGTGCTGGGCACGTTCGTCACGCTGGGCGCGACGGTCGGCACGGCGGTGGTGGCCAGCCTCGTCGGGCGTCGGGCGGGCCGGGACAGCGCCCGCGCGCTGTTGGGGCCCCAGCGTGCCGACCTCATCGACGCGCAGATCGAGCGGCGTGGCCTATGGGCTGTGGTGGGACAGCGGTTCATCCCGGGCATCTCCGACGCGCTGGCCTCGTACGCATTAGGGGCGTTCGGCGTGCCGCTGTGGCAGATGGCGGTCGGGGCCTTCATCGGTTCGGTGCCGCGTGCGTTCGTCTACACAGCGTTGGGCGCGTCGATCGGCGACCTGTCGTCGCCGCTGGCGTACACGGCGATCGGCATCTGGGTGGTGACTGCGGTGGTGGGCACCTTCGCCGCGCACCGCGGTTACCGCCGGTGGCGCCGTCGCCGCCCTTCCGTGCCGACCGATGACACACCCCACCCCCCAGTCGGCCGAATCTGACGCCGCTCAAGGCGGTGCCGTTCGGGATGGCCCACCCACGCGGCTGACCGCGCGCTCCTCCACACGGAAGTTTGGCGCGTCCCGAGCCCAAAGTCGCCTCGGTCGCCGGCTCACCCGGTACGGTCGGAGCGGGTTGACCTGACAGCCCGAGGACGCGTCACGGTGGCGAGCCACACTCCCCGCCGCACGAGCCGAATTGCTCCGACGTCGCCCAACGGAACTCAGCGCACGTCGCAACCGTCGGTTGTGTACGAATCCCCTTTCGTCTCCATAGCTCTGCGCTCCGCGAAGGGTGCCGAGCTCGATATCTCGTGCGCCTGCCGTACGGGTCGAAGGACTGCGGTGAGCACTTTTACCGAAACCATGTACAGCAACGCCCGCTCGAGTGTGAACGGGATGGTCACCGGTGAACCGGACCTTCCCGTTCGCCACAGCTGGATCGAAGTCCACGAGCGGGCCCGACAGGTTGCCGGCGGCCTCGCGGCGGCGGGGGTCGGTCATGGCGACGCGATCGCCGTGCTTGCCGGGGCTCCGGTCGAAATCGCACCCACAGCCCAGGGCATCTGGATGCGCGGCGCCAGCCTGACGATGCTGCATCAGCCGACTCCGCGCACGGACCTGCAGCGCTGGGCCGAGGAGACCACGGCGGTCATCGACATGATCGACGCCCGGGCAGTGATCGTCTCCGATCCGTTCATGCCCGCGGCTCCGCTGCTGGCCGGGCTGGGCATACTGGTACTGACCATCGCCGACCTGCTGGAGCATGCCCCGGTCGAGCCGGTCCGAACCGATGACGACGACATCGCGCTGATGCAGTTGACGTCCGGGTCGAC contains:
- the fdh gene encoding formate dehydrogenase, which produces MDLRKLIESWPVYRQLTGGDTLGRGTAAQSKRSLTLTPRTAEADHVAHSVCPFCAVGCAQQVYVKDDKVVQIEGNPDSPISRGRLCPKGSASKQLVTGPQRLTKIKYRPPYATEWQDLDLDTAMDMVANRLLDAREKGWQQFDADRNTLRRTMGVASLGGATLDNEENYLIKKLFTALGALQIENQARIUHSATVPGLGASFGRGGATDYQQDLVNSDFIVIMGSNMAEAHPVGFQWVVEAKSRGTEVVHIDPRFTRTSALADRHVSLRAGSDIAFLGGVINHILSNELDFREYVTAYTNASFIVDEKFRGAEDLDGLFSGYDDETASYDPSTWQYETTDSEQGGAEAKEESAAYESGSGGPPVEGGAGPIPRDETLQHPRCVYQLLKRHYARYTPEMVERVCGVPAQQFLEVARKWTENSGRERTAALVYSVGWTQHTMGAQFIRAGAIIQLLLGNIGRPGGGVLALRGHASIQGSTDVPTLFNLLPGYLAMPKAGQETLADYIDDVKSRNQKGFWHNADAYMVSLLKEYWGQHATADNDFCFDYLPRINGDHGTYRTVMDMVDGKVFGYFLLGQNPAVGSAHGRLQRLGMANLDWLVVRDLVEIESATFWKSGPEIETGEITPETCRTEVFLFPAASHVEKAGTFTQTQRMLQWRDKAVEPPGDARSELWFFYHLGRILREKLAGSTDERDRPLLELSWDYAMEGDEPSGEDVLRRINGVDLTTGRAVDNYMSLKADGSTMCGCWIYSGVYADEVNQAARRKPHDQQGRYESEWGWTWPMNRRVLYNRASADPQGRPWSERKKLVWWDPDEGEWTGYDIPDFEKNKAPDYRPSPEAVGVEALHGDDPFIMQADGKGWLFAPNGVADGPLPTHYEPHESPVRNPLYAQQGNPARKVYGRADNPSNPSPPELHGDVFPFVFTAARLTEHHTAGGMSRQLPYLAELQPGLFVEVSPQLAAERGLSHMEWAHVITSRAAVDARVFVTDRMRPLRIDDHVVHQIWMPYHWGNAGLVDGDVVNDLLGVVVDPNVFIQESKVATCDIQPGRRPRGPALLEYVAMYRQRARITIDTGTDLDTTEPSTDHTEEPP
- a CDS encoding 4Fe-4S dicluster domain-containing protein, which gives rise to MNDNSFYGPLTDPAGEAGHSGHPERVGFFTDTSVCIGCKACEVACKEWNEVPDDGFNLLGMSFDNTGSLGANSWRHVAFIEQPASRTGSEPVDPGMPDVSGAGIDMVGQRPDFRWLMASDVCKHCTHAGCLDVCPTGALFRTEFSTVVVQQDICNGCGYCVSGCPYGVIERREGDGRAWKCTLCYDRLHDGLEPACAKACPTDSIQFGPLDELRERAAQRVEQLHQRGATEARLYGHDPNDGVGGDGAFFLLLDEPEVYGLPPDPVVPTRDAGAMWRYAGMAASALVGVAVSAFLGRS
- the nrfD gene encoding NrfD/PsrC family molybdoenzyme membrane anchor subunit: MAREQLAVPKAEFRSYYGRQILKTPVWNWMIAAYFFAGGLSAGSAMLGAGADLTDRPGLRKVSRIGSLMSLLASMYFLIGDLGRPERFHHMLRVAKPSSPMSVGTWILGAYGPGAGVAAVAELMPARLRRTWAGRLLDRAARPAGLEAAAVAPGVASYTAVLLSHTAVPAWNLAYPYLPFVFTGSAAASGGGLGMLLAPLDESGPARRMAVAGAGLEVAASRTMERRLGIVGEAYTTGKAHRLRQWSEILTVGGAAGAVVGRNRAVIALSGAALLAGSALQRFGVLEAGVESTKDPKYVVVPQRERLAAGEPAGVG
- a CDS encoding cutinase family protein is translated as MSVVATWKAVRRLTGATGVGMALTSAAVSGGTVPVASAQPCPDIEVIFARGTAEPPGVGGTGQAFVDSLRSQIGWRTLGVYAVNYPASNDFASPDFPRTVVDGIRDASNRVQVMSVICPNTRLVLGGFSQGAMVSGFVTGDAVPQGVTPAPMPPALAPEVADNVAAVVLLGKPSGPFLQKYAMPPVVTGPLYATRTIELCAAGDPVCGPGGNTTAHGSYPFNGMVQQGAGFAATHL
- a CDS encoding TVP38/TMEM64 family protein, with the translated sequence MTSRRRHIARLTLFAALVFGLFYLVTVERVIDVDTVRGAVAATGPVAPLTYVVVSATLGALFVPGPLLAGLSGLLFGPVLGTFVTLGATVGTAVVASLVGRRAGRDSARALLGPQRADLIDAQIERRGLWAVVGQRFIPGISDALASYALGAFGVPLWQMAVGAFIGSVPRAFVYTALGASIGDLSSPLAYTAIGIWVVTAVVGTFAAHRGYRRWRRRRPSVPTDDTPHPPVGRI